A genome region from Geminicoccus roseus DSM 18922 includes the following:
- a CDS encoding adenylate/guanylate cyclase domain-containing protein, which translates to MPATNLRIHARRQAGRLGAMVKEVIDRFIGPRPPQAPPDRILQAIRAQDARSEVLVCYVQFAAIAVFAFLYTLTPKAFPEMVPFEPVPWALLLYAIFTGIRLRLALQDRLSRGFLYLSVVIDLLVLMSTIWSFHLQYQVSPATYLKAPTLMYVFILIALRALRLEAELVLFTGVAGAFAWLVLLAYAYWMGAGQITHNFVEYANTDALLLGAEFDKIVSILVVAGILAIGLARARRLLIAAVVEEQEASELSRYFAPEIARRIRAHGRTGMGGGGMVRDAVVLMIDLRGFTATTARLSPNDTISLIADYHDAIVPVIQRHGGSIDKYLGDGILASFGAVVPAESFAADAMRAAEEICATGQDWCARRNEAGQDSLDIMLAAACGPVLSGPLGHRSRLEYTVMGEPVNLASKLEKHTRQEQVHGLTTLATYEQALQQGYRPARAGHVLRGRHVAGIDDPQDLYVLG; encoded by the coding sequence CAGGCCGGGCGGCTGGGCGCGATGGTGAAGGAGGTGATCGACCGCTTCATCGGCCCGCGACCACCCCAGGCGCCGCCCGACCGCATCCTCCAGGCGATCCGCGCCCAGGACGCGCGCAGCGAGGTGCTGGTCTGCTATGTCCAGTTCGCCGCGATCGCCGTGTTCGCCTTCCTCTACACCCTGACGCCCAAGGCCTTCCCGGAAATGGTGCCGTTCGAGCCGGTGCCCTGGGCGCTGCTGCTCTACGCGATCTTCACCGGCATCCGCCTGCGGCTGGCCCTGCAGGACCGGCTTTCCCGGGGGTTCCTCTACCTGTCGGTGGTGATCGACCTGCTGGTCCTGATGTCGACCATCTGGAGCTTCCACCTGCAGTACCAGGTCTCGCCGGCGACCTATCTGAAGGCGCCGACCCTCATGTATGTCTTCATCCTGATCGCCCTGCGGGCGCTCCGGCTGGAGGCGGAGCTGGTGCTGTTCACCGGCGTGGCGGGAGCATTCGCCTGGCTCGTCCTGCTGGCCTATGCCTACTGGATGGGGGCCGGGCAGATCACCCACAACTTCGTCGAGTACGCCAACACCGACGCTTTGCTGCTGGGGGCGGAGTTCGACAAGATCGTGTCGATCCTGGTGGTCGCCGGGATCCTCGCGATCGGGCTGGCCCGGGCGCGCCGCCTGCTGATCGCCGCGGTGGTCGAGGAGCAGGAAGCCAGCGAGCTGTCGCGCTATTTTGCGCCGGAGATCGCGCGGCGGATCCGGGCGCATGGGCGGACCGGCATGGGCGGCGGCGGCATGGTGCGGGACGCGGTCGTGCTGATGATCGACCTGCGCGGCTTCACCGCGACCACGGCCAGGCTCAGCCCGAACGACACGATTTCGCTGATCGCCGACTATCACGACGCGATCGTTCCGGTCATCCAGCGCCATGGCGGCAGCATCGACAAGTATTTGGGCGACGGGATCCTGGCGAGCTTCGGCGCGGTGGTGCCGGCCGAATCCTTTGCCGCCGACGCAATGCGGGCGGCCGAAGAGATCTGCGCCACCGGCCAGGATTGGTGCGCGCGCCGCAACGAGGCGGGCCAGGATTCGCTCGACATCATGCTCGCGGCAGCCTGCGGGCCGGTGCTGTCCGGGCCGCTCGGCCATCGTTCGCGCCTGGAATACACGGTGATGGGCGAGCCGGTGAATCTTGCCTCCAAGCTCGAGAAGCACACCCGGCAGGAACAGGTCCACGGCCTGACGACGCTCGCCACTTACGAGCAGGCGCTGCAGCAGGGCTACCGGCCGGCCCGGGCAGGCCATGTCCTGCGCGGACGCCACGTGGCCGGAATCGACGACCCCCAGGATCTCTACGTCCTGGGTTGA